In a genomic window of Ignavibacteria bacterium:
- a CDS encoding sigma-70 family RNA polymerase sigma factor, which yields MSDTPQQAADSSSEDEAIIRDVLAGNTNAFAKLERKYRRIVSFLIRKMIRDEEDVNDLVQDTFVKAYQALSSFQFEYPFSRWLYKIASNRCIDHLRRRRFAMVSLDTPLRSKDGGEFFMEPEDRGPTPDVTLLANERVAMLKQALTTLPERYREVIRLRHDEELEYQEIADRLKQPLGTVKANLFRARKMLLKMLLKHGSHFEEYMDDVEDDA from the coding sequence ATGAGTGACACTCCGCAGCAGGCGGCGGATTCGTCCAGCGAGGACGAAGCGATCATCCGTGACGTGCTTGCAGGGAACACGAATGCCTTCGCAAAGCTCGAACGGAAGTACCGGCGTATCGTGTCCTTCCTCATCCGGAAAATGATCCGGGACGAGGAGGATGTGAACGATCTGGTCCAGGATACGTTCGTAAAGGCCTATCAGGCCCTTTCTTCGTTTCAGTTCGAATACCCGTTCTCGAGGTGGCTCTATAAGATCGCCTCAAATAGGTGTATTGATCACCTGCGTCGGCGTCGGTTCGCGATGGTCTCTCTGGACACTCCACTGCGGTCAAAGGACGGAGGAGAGTTCTTTATGGAACCGGAGGACCGAGGACCTACACCGGATGTGACACTTCTGGCAAATGAGCGTGTTGCCATGCTCAAACAGGCTCTAACGACCCTTCCGGAGAGATATCGGGAGGTGATACGGCTCCGGCACGACGAAGAGCTGGAGTATCAGGAGATCGCCGATCGGCTCAAGCAACCGCTCGGGACTGTAAAGGCAAACCTCTTCCGCGCAAGGAAGATGCTCTTGAAAATGCTTCTGAAGCACGGGAGTCATTTCGAAGAGTATATGGATGACGTTGAGGATGACGCATGA
- a CDS encoding LytR C-terminal domain-containing protein, producing MTAERRRPIWPWVLIAALGVVVVAFLGSLVWRLINPPVSPLVNEDDPRSTIQVDVVNASGRQGAGRHTLEFLRERGFDVVKISSTGDRPKRSLVIDRMGDKVSARKIANALGIADTLIVTEIDSMRFVRATIMLGSDIDKLEPFLD from the coding sequence ATGACAGCCGAACGACGGAGACCGATCTGGCCCTGGGTCCTGATCGCCGCTCTCGGTGTTGTTGTGGTTGCATTCCTCGGGTCCCTCGTATGGCGATTGATCAACCCTCCGGTCTCACCACTGGTGAACGAAGATGATCCGCGCAGTACGATCCAAGTGGATGTTGTGAATGCCTCCGGTAGGCAGGGGGCAGGCAGGCATACACTCGAATTCCTTCGCGAGCGTGGATTCGATGTTGTAAAGATCTCTTCAACGGGGGATCGACCAAAACGCTCGCTGGTGATCGATCGCATGGGCGACAAGGTCTCGGCGCGAAAGATCGCCAATGCTCTTGGCATCGCCGATACATTGATCGTCACGGAGATCGATTCCATGCGGTTCGTCCGGGCTACCATCATGCTCGGGTCGGACATTGACAAACTTGAACCTTTTCTCGACTGA
- the rsfS gene encoding ribosome silencing factor: MATPKPRTTKGRAVLCARMAQQKQAHDLLILDLNAIEGAPAEFFVIVSVDSEAQIKAVSDSIEATMREVGVGNPRSEGRGTSTWVILDYFDVMVHIMLKATRDFYKLERLWGDAKAYTLTESGTAKATTISKKATV; encoded by the coding sequence GTGGCCACACCAAAACCAAGAACAACCAAGGGGCGCGCAGTACTGTGTGCCCGCATGGCTCAACAAAAACAAGCTCACGATCTGCTGATCCTTGATCTCAATGCCATTGAGGGGGCTCCTGCTGAGTTTTTCGTGATCGTCTCCGTAGACTCTGAAGCGCAGATCAAGGCAGTTTCGGACAGTATCGAAGCAACGATGCGAGAAGTGGGCGTTGGTAATCCACGCTCGGAAGGCCGTGGAACGTCTACATGGGTGATCCTCGACTACTTTGATGTGATGGTCCACATCATGTTGAAGGCAACGCGTGACTTCTACAAGCTCGAACGACTCTGGGGCGACGCGAAAGCGTACACCCTCACAGAATCGGGCACGGCAAAAGCAACGACGATCTCGAAAAAAGCAACGGTCTGA
- a CDS encoding arginine--tRNA ligase, whose product MQRYIEPQLHAALVSLGVTPPDDIAFGVPRQEGHGHLSTNIAMTFAKGLGKQPRLFAQEIVDAIGTVPLVSAIEVAGPGFINITFSDDVYHAMLRDLDAQRDDIGRSTIGAGRRVNVEYVSANPTGPLHAGHGRNCAVGDTIANLFAWNGYSVTREYYFNNAGNQMNKLGLSIYARVQHRLGNEEFPFPEDGYHGEYIHEIAENIVRDHRAEITALNEDDARAFCRKQGEQWCFSSIKKTLESLNIHHDEYFNEDSLYGDGKVTATIEDLREKGLVYEKDGAQWFALTQLGQAQDKVIVKSTGEPTYRLPDIAYHRDKLQRGFDTVVDIFGADHIATIPDVLAGVRALGFDTERVKVVIHQMVTFVENGEIVKFSKRSGKSFTLDELIDEVAADVVRFFFVMRAVGTHLEFDLGLAKEEGDKNPVFYLQYAHARICSILRKAEEKGLAPNSAANLSVLTHPAEIELIGLLSRMQAAVERACENLEPHTIAEFLRDVAAAYHNFYHDCRILGVEPEIEAARLLLADVTRRAMRNGLLLLGVGTPERM is encoded by the coding sequence ATGCAACGGTATATCGAGCCGCAACTCCATGCGGCCCTTGTCTCTCTAGGTGTTACTCCCCCGGATGATATCGCCTTTGGCGTCCCTCGTCAAGAAGGACACGGACACCTCTCAACGAACATCGCCATGACGTTCGCAAAGGGGCTTGGCAAACAACCTCGTTTGTTCGCCCAAGAGATCGTTGATGCCATCGGCACGGTTCCGCTTGTTTCGGCGATCGAAGTGGCGGGTCCGGGCTTCATCAACATCACGTTCTCCGACGATGTCTACCATGCGATGCTGCGCGACCTCGATGCACAACGTGATGACATCGGTCGTTCTACCATCGGTGCCGGACGCAGGGTGAACGTTGAGTATGTAAGCGCGAATCCCACTGGCCCCCTACATGCAGGGCATGGACGGAACTGTGCCGTGGGTGATACCATCGCCAATCTCTTCGCCTGGAATGGGTATTCCGTCACACGGGAGTACTACTTCAACAATGCCGGTAATCAGATGAATAAACTGGGCTTGAGCATCTATGCTCGCGTCCAGCATCGACTCGGGAATGAAGAGTTTCCGTTTCCGGAAGATGGCTATCACGGCGAATACATCCATGAGATCGCCGAGAACATCGTGCGTGATCATCGCGCCGAGATCACGGCGTTGAATGAAGACGATGCACGTGCCTTCTGCCGCAAACAGGGCGAACAGTGGTGCTTCTCATCGATCAAGAAGACGCTTGAGTCGCTCAATATTCACCACGATGAATATTTCAACGAAGATTCACTGTATGGCGATGGCAAGGTAACTGCCACCATCGAGGACCTTCGCGAAAAGGGTTTGGTCTATGAGAAGGATGGGGCTCAGTGGTTCGCACTCACCCAGCTCGGACAAGCTCAAGACAAGGTGATCGTGAAGTCCACCGGCGAACCAACCTATCGTCTGCCGGATATCGCCTACCACCGTGATAAACTCCAGCGAGGATTCGACACCGTGGTGGACATCTTCGGTGCCGACCATATCGCAACCATCCCGGATGTTCTTGCAGGTGTGCGTGCTCTTGGGTTCGACACGGAACGGGTGAAGGTTGTGATCCACCAGATGGTGACCTTCGTAGAAAATGGAGAGATCGTCAAGTTCTCCAAGCGAAGCGGCAAGTCCTTTACACTCGATGAACTCATCGATGAAGTAGCCGCAGACGTTGTCCGCTTCTTCTTTGTGATGCGAGCCGTTGGAACACACCTCGAATTCGATCTCGGCCTTGCCAAAGAAGAAGGCGATAAGAATCCTGTGTTCTACCTCCAGTACGCCCACGCACGTATCTGCTCCATCCTTCGCAAAGCCGAAGAGAAGGGGCTTGCCCCGAACTCTGCAGCGAACCTTTCCGTCCTTACGCATCCTGCAGAGATCGAGCTCATCGGCTTGCTCTCTCGGATGCAAGCAGCTGTGGAGCGTGCCTGCGAAAACCTGGAGCCCCATACCATCGCTGAATTCCTGCGGGATGTTGCGGCAGCGTATCACAACTTCTATCACGACTGTCGTATCCTTGGTGTAGAACCGGAGATCGAAGCCGCACGGTTGTTGTTGGCCGACGTAACAAGACGTGCAATGAGGAACGGACTTCTCCTTCTCGGTGTTGGTACTCCGGAACGTATGTAG
- a CDS encoding LD-carboxypeptidase codes for MKRRQFIQALATLPVASSVLTAGTSTDTVNASVAGRSRILPKGICPGSTIGIVCPASAANASEVKDFVDLCTAWGVKVKFGRNMSRRNGYLSAPDADRASEFMGFIEDPNVDAVVCARGGYGVMRILPMLDFASIRQAGKLIMGFSDITALLIAVQQISGLVSFHGPVASSTFNAFTVDSLKTVVDSSDPKRLTFSDQRLTTIRSGLAQGRLTGGNLAMIVSTLGTKYEIDTTDSILFLEEINEEPYRVDRMLTQLWLAGKLQSCKGIALGNFRDCEAKGTSITGPSFTLEQVFEQRIASIGIPVIYGLPVGHVKNKLTMPIGVRAELDATNKQLRLLEPAVAERT; via the coding sequence ATGAAAAGACGCCAGTTCATACAGGCACTCGCTACCCTTCCGGTGGCATCAAGTGTACTCACAGCAGGGACTTCCACGGATACCGTGAATGCCTCTGTTGCAGGGCGTTCGCGGATCCTACCAAAAGGTATCTGCCCGGGTTCAACTATAGGGATCGTCTGTCCAGCAAGTGCTGCCAACGCCTCGGAGGTCAAGGATTTCGTCGACCTCTGCACAGCTTGGGGGGTGAAGGTGAAGTTTGGGCGCAATATGTCGCGCAGGAACGGCTACCTCTCAGCACCGGATGCCGACCGTGCGTCGGAATTCATGGGATTCATCGAAGATCCCAATGTTGACGCCGTGGTCTGTGCTCGTGGCGGATACGGAGTGATGCGCATTCTGCCGATGCTTGATTTTGCCTCGATCCGTCAGGCCGGGAAGCTCATCATGGGCTTCAGCGACATCACGGCGCTCTTGATCGCCGTACAGCAGATCAGCGGACTTGTGTCCTTCCATGGTCCTGTGGCGTCCTCCACATTCAATGCTTTCACGGTTGATTCGTTGAAGACCGTAGTGGACTCCTCTGACCCCAAGCGTCTCACCTTCTCTGATCAACGCCTTACCACTATCCGGTCGGGCCTGGCTCAGGGACGGTTAACGGGCGGCAACCTCGCTATGATCGTCAGTACCCTCGGCACGAAGTACGAGATCGACACAACGGATTCGATCCTCTTCCTCGAGGAGATCAATGAAGAGCCATATCGTGTGGATAGAATGCTCACACAGCTCTGGCTGGCCGGGAAGCTGCAATCGTGCAAAGGAATCGCCCTTGGAAACTTCCGCGATTGTGAGGCCAAAGGAACCTCTATCACCGGTCCGTCATTTACGTTAGAACAAGTCTTTGAACAGCGGATCGCGTCGATCGGTATCCCGGTCATCTACGGACTGCCCGTAGGTCACGTCAAGAACAAACTCACCATGCCAATCGGTGTACGAGCCGAGCTTGATGCAACGAACAAACAGTTGCGTCTGCTTGAACCTGCCGTGGCAGAACGGACATGA